Proteins encoded together in one Bactrocera neohumeralis isolate Rockhampton unplaced genomic scaffold, APGP_CSIRO_Bneo_wtdbg2-racon-allhic-juicebox.fasta_v2 cluster11, whole genome shotgun sequence window:
- the LOC126766005 gene encoding scaffold attachment factor B1-like: protein MERNFHELQPYYYNPDIIVEIEDLSFCVTYILKKLKTQKDNLENSKYELRVEDIRFQTHFLDDISEDIRFEKQCVDDIRKLREEIAYERLRVEDITFGKMRVEDIRFENYCVDNISKEERDVEIVDTTEEHDLVVAGNRSTANQGPWILEETKRAKEEIKAGTSSMNEGTISKEAIEGLDNDFEQAIITTTGREDFKGYFIPRESPHFGGSRVDGCFVTDATMNLEPPDERQNVEMAIKDADDRSMTVEDAVLNPKAKKKKPMACLPIKHIEQLPKEKCSEEENTKVQKKKRHIKGKSSSTGKLTTSSRNLWVSGLSSLTRASDLKGIFFKYGKVIGAKVVTNTRTPGTRCYSYVTMSSSSDASRSVAKRRVDTTKKYEDKKIRYTTSKTRDDKCKTIDTKDDASKKPEVEKDKQRDKEKSAGYCCNEVAEIVMSKLIQHRKEHSHRERHLVGEHDTITN, encoded by the coding sequence ATGGAACGAAATTTCCACGAATTGCAACCCTATTACTACAATCCTGATATTATTGTTGAAATAGAAGATCTTTCTTTTTGTGTCacttacattttgaaaaaattaaagacacAAAAAGATAATTtggaaaatagtaaatatgagCTACGCGTAGAAGATATACGTTTTCAAACTCATTTCCTTGATGACATATCGGAAGACATACGTTTCGAAAAGCAATGCGTTGATGACATTCGCAAACTGCGCGAAGAAATTGCATATGAGAGGCTACGCGTAGAAGACATTACCTTTGGCAAGATGCGCGTAGAAGATATCCGCTTCGAGAACTATTGCGTTGATAACATATCGAAAGAAGAAAGAGATGTTGAAATTGTTGACACAACGGAAGAGCATGACTTGGTGGTGGCTGGCAACAGGTCGACAGCTAATCAAGGACCATGGATCCTGGAAGAAACGAAGAGAGCTAAAGAGGAGATTAAAGCGGGCACCTCCTCAATGAACGAGGGTACAATCAGTAAAGAAGCAATTGAGGGTTTGGATAATGATTTTGAACAAGCGATTATAACAACCACGGGAAGAGAAGACTTTAAGGGGTACTTTATTCCCCGGGAGAGTCCTCACTTCGGAGGAAGTAGGGTAGATGGTTGTTTTGTTACAGATGCAACAATGAATCTGGAACCGCCTGATGAAAGGCAAAATGTAGAAATGGCAATTAAAGACGCTGACGATAGAAGTATGACAGTGGAAGATGCAGTACTAAATCCAAAGGCCAAGAAGAAGAAACCGATGGCATGTCTACCAATCAAACACATAGAACAATTACCGAAAGAGAAATGCAGTGAAGAGGAGAATACCAAGGTACAAAAAAAGAAGCGACACATCAAAGGTAAATCGTCGTCCACTGGAAAGCTGACAACGTCTTCACGTAATCTTTGGGTATCCGGGTTATCTTCATTAACGAGAGCCAGTGATCTGaaaggtatattttttaaatatggaaAAGTTATCGGAGCCAAGGTGGTCACCAACACCCGAACTCCGGGTACACGTTGTTATAGCTACGTAACAATGTCATCATCATCGGATGCCAGTCGAAGTGTCGCCAAAAGACGTGtggatacaacaaaaaaatatgaagacaAGAAGATACGATACACAACTTCTAAGACGAGAGACGACAAATGTAAAACTATTGATACAAAAGACGATGCATCAAAGAAACCTGAAGTGGAGAAGGATAAGCAACGCGATAAAGAAAAGTCAGCAGGATACTGTTGTAACGAAGTTGCAGAAATAGTGATGAGCAAATTAATTCAACATAGAAAGGAGCATAGTCATCGTGAACGTCACTTAGTTGGCGAACATGACACGATCACAAACTGA